One window of Thermocoleostomius sinensis A174 genomic DNA carries:
- a CDS encoding cellulose biosynthesis cyclic di-GMP-binding regulatory protein BcsB: MTQLEQQENQVIRELVLPEAPPPPVYVPQPEGPAYSAPAFVPEPAPDTADRAPADPAQADTRPQPGNQSGNQSGNQPRQAPTKITYALTLNRSPVVGNRLRLQGVYPETRLGFTRPQGWTVESAKAIIRYQHSPSLLADRSHLTVRVNDTSVGSVPLDRPDSQIGQATFNIPANLIQDSNELSMLAEQQTSDTCSNPTDPTLWTEILPDSKLVFEFIPKATTLNFSQYPYPFLDEFGLEPNQLAYLRPQSLSADWLTAVSRFQASAGRLSDRQILDTRLVTNVDQISATEGLVVIGTPADQPILSRLAMGYSVQNGQLLDGSRQPLPNDVGLLAVATTRNQENRDIPVLVATGNSAEGVLKAVQYLVQAPDRQLATGQAVTVSNVAQVPTPEPRSWSGYLPTQNEFQLRELTTLDGQPYSDITVHGTNAPIIEVGFRALPDDRLLQGSTMTLHYSHSPQLNSNNSAVEVMIDGVTIGSKRLTGNGQDNTFNVNLPPHLIQPDSTLGVHFILQPEQPGICGLTADQQLWGTLHADTRFNLNRENVVQVPNLELLKAGFPLASPQDLSTTAIVLPNNPTDTDVETLLSFSERMGRVSRSDSVKLTAYLANAVPTEVRDQQNLVAIGARERFPYPEVFEASSSGLSLATGFFRQWEQSQAQTLPDREGVIKAIPSPWSRDRVLLALTGQTDEGLREVQDLFNRDPLFSQLRGDTVLISRNQATPSPYDASGYNLEFLQQTQPRQIRNTTLLRRIVLFLQDNWWLLLLGMVLLALLLYSFSQLFMNRVA; this comes from the coding sequence GTGACCCAACTGGAGCAACAGGAAAATCAGGTGATTCGGGAATTGGTTCTACCAGAAGCCCCTCCCCCACCGGTCTATGTGCCGCAGCCAGAAGGGCCCGCTTACAGTGCGCCTGCCTTTGTGCCCGAACCTGCTCCGGATACAGCCGATCGAGCACCTGCCGACCCAGCCCAAGCAGATACTCGCCCCCAACCTGGCAATCAGTCTGGCAATCAATCTGGCAATCAGCCCCGACAAGCCCCTACCAAAATTACCTATGCACTGACCCTAAACCGTAGCCCTGTTGTTGGCAATCGCTTGCGGCTCCAGGGTGTCTATCCCGAAACCCGCCTGGGATTTACTCGACCTCAAGGATGGACGGTGGAATCGGCCAAGGCTATCATCCGTTATCAACACTCTCCCTCGCTGCTAGCCGATCGATCGCATTTAACCGTGCGAGTCAATGACACCAGCGTTGGGAGTGTGCCGCTCGATCGACCTGATTCGCAAATTGGGCAAGCCACCTTTAATATTCCTGCCAACTTAATTCAGGACTCTAACGAACTTTCGATGCTCGCGGAGCAGCAAACCTCAGATACTTGCTCGAATCCTACTGATCCGACATTGTGGACAGAGATTCTGCCCGATTCCAAGCTTGTCTTTGAGTTTATTCCCAAAGCCACCACACTCAACTTCAGCCAATATCCCTATCCCTTCTTGGACGAATTCGGGCTAGAACCAAACCAACTTGCCTACTTACGACCTCAATCGCTTAGCGCTGATTGGTTGACTGCCGTTTCTCGATTCCAAGCTTCAGCCGGTCGCTTGTCCGATCGTCAAATATTGGATACACGATTGGTTACGAATGTCGATCAAATTTCGGCAACTGAAGGATTAGTGGTGATTGGCACACCCGCTGATCAACCAATTTTGTCGCGGCTGGCGATGGGCTATTCGGTGCAAAACGGTCAACTTCTAGACGGCAGCCGTCAACCCCTGCCCAATGATGTTGGCTTGCTAGCCGTTGCTACAACCCGCAATCAAGAAAACCGCGATATTCCTGTGCTAGTGGCAACGGGTAACTCAGCCGAGGGGGTATTAAAAGCAGTGCAATATCTGGTGCAAGCGCCCGATCGTCAGTTGGCTACGGGGCAAGCCGTTACCGTCAGCAACGTCGCTCAAGTGCCCACTCCTGAACCTCGTTCTTGGTCTGGCTATTTGCCTACGCAAAATGAGTTTCAACTGCGGGAATTGACTACACTCGATGGGCAACCCTACAGCGATATCACTGTGCATGGTACAAACGCTCCCATTATTGAAGTGGGCTTCCGCGCCTTACCAGACGATCGCCTGTTGCAGGGTAGCACCATGACCTTGCACTATAGCCACAGCCCACAATTGAACTCCAATAATTCGGCTGTAGAAGTAATGATTGATGGGGTGACGATCGGCTCTAAGCGCTTAACCGGTAATGGTCAAGACAATACGTTTAACGTCAACCTGCCACCTCACTTGATTCAACCCGATTCTACCTTGGGTGTGCACTTCATCCTGCAACCGGAACAACCAGGGATCTGCGGGTTAACCGCCGATCAACAACTTTGGGGAACTCTACACGCTGATACTCGGTTTAACCTCAACCGAGAGAATGTTGTGCAAGTGCCGAATTTAGAATTGCTGAAAGCCGGTTTTCCCCTCGCCTCGCCTCAAGATCTCTCAACGACCGCGATCGTATTGCCTAATAATCCCACTGACACCGATGTCGAAACGTTGCTGTCCTTCAGCGAGCGTATGGGGCGCGTCAGCCGATCGGATTCAGTCAAACTCACAGCCTATCTAGCCAACGCCGTACCTACCGAAGTCCGCGATCAGCAAAACTTAGTGGCGATCGGTGCTCGCGAACGCTTCCCGTATCCAGAAGTCTTCGAAGCGTCATCATCAGGGCTATCGCTGGCAACGGGCTTCTTCCGCCAGTGGGAGCAAAGCCAAGCTCAAACCTTGCCCGATCGAGAAGGCGTCATCAAAGCCATTCCTTCGCCCTGGAGTCGCGATCGGGTGTTATTGGCGCTAACTGGACAAACCGATGAAGGACTGCGGGAAGTGCAGGATTTGTTCAACCGCGATCCCTTGTTCTCGCAACTGCGCGGTGACACGGTGCTAATTAGCCGCAACCAAGCGACCCCCTCTCCCTACGATGCCAGCGGCTATAACCTGGAATTTCTCCAGCAAACCCAGCCCCGCCAGATTCGCAATACAACCCTTTTGCGACGAATTGTGCTGTTCTTGCAAGATAACTGGTGGCTGCTGCTGCTCGGTATGGTGCTTCTAGCATTGCTGCTATACAGCTTCTCGCAGTTGTTCATGAACCGCGTTGCCTAA